TTTTCACTCGTGTGGATGGGAACTGGGTACCGAGCATGGGAAATCCCCCTGCAGGCCCCAAGCTGCCAGCCTGTGGGTTAAGGGGAGATGCTGAATGTCCCTGTGGAGACTCATGGCGGATGTtgcccaggaggggcagggatggggcaggagagcCCCCAGCCACAGAGGGCTGCCTAGGAGCGAAAGGGGGAGCAGGAGGCCCGTGGCCAGCGCCTGGGCTCTACAGGAGTTCGAGGCAGTGACTAGAGACAGGTCACACGGATCCCACTTCTGAGGACTGTGGTTCTGTATCTACAGCGCCCTAGGAATGAGGATGTCAGCTGGCACTCGGTGATGTCGAAGTGTGCGATACTGACATAGATGTTTCCGTGGACGTGTTTCCCTCCGCAGCCGCAGATGTTTTGCACTTAACTGAAGGGGGCATGGATGAAGATGTTGCTGGCTTTGCAGGCGGGGCGGGTCAGGCCCTGGCGCTGCATCATGCAGTCGCAGTAGCCCTGGTCATTAGGGGTGCTGGATTTGGGGAAGTTGATGTGCTGGTTCATGAACTGCTGGTTGCTGGCGCCTTTCCTGAGCTGGGCCAGGCTGGTGGCCAGCAGGACGAGGATCAGGAAGAGCAAGGGGCAGGGTCCCCACGGGGCCATGGCCATGTCTGTCACTGGATCGAGctgcagtggggtgagggaggagatgGATGGAGACAGCATGGGGTGGGGATCTGCCTCCTCCATGGAACCTCCTGGGCCCTAACCCCTCCAACCCACTCTTCCCCCACAACTCCTCTCAGCCCAGGGCAGTGAAATGGGTCTTAACTGTTTGATTCAGAGCCACTCCTATTAACCCATTGATGCTGGGGCACCAAAGTCACACAGCCAACATTGAACAAGGGCTCCCAAAtttttgggggtgctggaggtgtATAAGTGGGTGCCGTCACACTCATCTACTCGCCATTGCATTGCCCCCATCTTACCTGCAATTCACCATCACCTGGCTGATAGTTCCTCTAcctggggtggggccagcgcGTGGAGCTtccctgcacctaggggctgcagggtccTGACGGCCGCTTCCTGGAACCATGAGGAGccagggcatgcagggagcctggcaCCCGCCTTAGGCCCgggcccctgctgtgccactgaccgcacttttaacggcccagtccaccagggtcccttttcgaccgggtgttccagtcgaaaacagGACGCCTGGCAATCCTAGCCCTGGGCATCGCAAGGGGCAGCGAGCCAGCCAGGGGAGGGACAGGCCTGGCTGCTGGAAATGCCAGTGTCCAGCAGAGCCAGTGGGAGCCGGGGCCTGGCTCCCCTAGCGCCACCTGAGCACCAGGGCCTGGGGAAAGGGTGAGAGCTGGACGGGACAtgtagggggcagggcctggctgccggCACCAGTCTGGCCTTGGGGATTGGAGTCGTCTCTCCTGGGTCTGGGTCCTGCCCACTGCTtgtgagggctgggagccaggactcctggggtctatcccagctctgggtgggCAGTGGGGTCTCGTGTGTGTTTGGGAGGTTATGAGACAATGTCCCTTTGGGGTCACCTGCTCATCGCCCTCTGTGCTGGCACAGCGGCTGCCAGCCCTGCTACAGCGAAGGTTAAGACCAGCTCCCCATTCAAACCTCAGCTCtcctaagtgctctaaaatccacacagGTACTTGGCTTGTgtccaggttccttccccactttgaactctagggtacaaatgtggggacctgcatgaaaacctcctaagcttacttttaccagcttaggttaaaacttccccaaggtacaaactattttacccttggttttccactgccaccaccaaacgttaatctgggttcctgagaaagcgttgtttggcaaagtctttccctccaaaaatcctcccaacccttgcaccctacttcttggggaaggtttggtaaaaatcctcaccaagttgcataggtgaccacagacccaagcccttggatcttagaacaatgaaaaaaagcattcagttcttgaaaagaaacattttaatagaagaaacagtaaaaagaaaaggatcacctctgtaagatcaggatggtaaataccttacagggtaattagattcaaaacatagagaatccctctaggcaaaacctNNNNNNNNNNNNNNNNNNNNNNNNNNNNNNNNNNNNNNNNNNNNNNNNNNNNNNNNNNNNNNNNNNNNNNNNNNNNNNNNNNNNNNNNNNNNNNNNNNNNaagttacaaaaagacacacagacaagaatattcattctattcagcacaacttattttctcagccatttaaacaaacagaatctaacgcatatctagctagattacttactaagttctaagactccattcctgtcctGTCCCCGGCAAAacctcacccagacagacagagaccctttgatgttctccctcttcccagcttttgaaagtatcttgtctcctcattggcattttggtcaggtgccagtgaggttatcctagcttcttaaccctttacgggtgaaagggttttttcctctggccaggagggattttaaaggggtttacccttccctttatatttatgacatgccccccaaatcacagctagggtgaaacgctggctgggatttctttcTGGAGCTATaggaaaaacagaattaataagacacatgcacctctaaatatactaccaagtacataaagactaacaatattttccccatctcaaggacgattttaaccagttgattctgggaaactttcacgggagcgtgcatcagccactttgttagaagctcctgagatgtgttggatgtcgaaatcaaaatcttggagagctaaactccaccgaagaagttttttgttatttcccatggcagtatgaagccaccgtagcacagcatggtcggtttgcaggtggaaacgccgtccctaaacatatgggcgtagcttgtccagagcgtagacaatggcgtaacattctttttcagtgactgaacagttgctttccctctcagacagttttttgctgagaaacactacagggtggaattcttgatccggtcctttctgcattaaaactgctcccacaccacgctcggacgcatctgtggttactaggaatggtttgtcaaagtctggggcccttagtacagggtcagacatgagtgtcgctttaagctggttaaagcccttctgacactcttcggtccgctgaatggcatttggctgtttctttttggttaggtctgtcagtggggcggcaatttggctgcattgcggtacaaatcgtctgtaataaccggccaagcctgaGAAGGATTGaatctgtttctttgactttgggacaggccacttttggatagcatccactttggcctgtagggggttgatagtttccttgacccacctggtgtccaaggtaagtcactctgtttaggcctatttgacacttcttagccttaacagttagtcctgcctcccttatgcgctcaaagactttttgtagatgttccaggtgttctgcccaggaatccgaaaatatggccacatcgtcaaggtaggcgactgcatattctcctaatcccgctaggagaccatctacaagtctttagaacgtggcgggtgcattccgcaacgtgaaagggagtacattaaattcatacagcccaacatgtgtggtgaaggctgacctttccttggcggattcatctagcggtacctgccagtatgccttggttaagtccaaggtagagatgaaactgggcccgtcccagtttctctaatagttcatctgtgcatggcattggatagttgtctgggcgagttacagcatttagcttacggtagtccacacaaaaccgtatctccccatctggtttgggaactacaaccactggagatgcccatgcactgccagatgGGTGGATTaaccccatctgtaacatatcctggatctcccgttctatagcagttttagcttgaggagacacccggtaaggttgggctctaattgggcgagcattacctgtgtcaatggagtgttatgcccgttcagtcagtcctggggtggctgagaacgttggcgcgtagctagtgcacagctccttgatctgctgtcgctgcatacgcccaatcGTCATGGAGAGGTTcgcctcttccacaccaccagcacttttcccttcgtagtagacaccttcaggccactcagcgtcgtctcctccctgggctgtaaactgacaaacctttaattctctggaataaaagggctttagagaattaatatggtacaccttaggcttttggttggaggcggggaatgctatgagatactTAACGGCTCCCAGGCGCtactggaccgtgaatggcccttcccacgatgcttccattttatgggcctggagcgcctttaagaccacgacctggtcccctactttgaaggaacgctctctggcatgttatcataccaggctttttgctctttttgagcatcctgtaggtctTCTTtcgcaagggctaaagaggtttgcagggtgttttgtaggttggttacaaagtccagaatgttagttcctggagaaggtgtaaatccctcccattgctgcttcaccagctgtaatggccccttaacctcatggccatatacaagttcaaatggggaaaaccctaaactgggatgtggtacagctctgtaggcaaagagcaactgctgcaacactaggtctcaatcattggagtgctcatttacgaatttacgtatcatggcccccaaagttccattaaacttctccaccatgccatttgtttgatggtggtaaggagtggcaaccaagtgatttaccccatgagcttcccaaaggttttccatagttcctgccaggaaattagtccctgcatctgtgaggatgtcggagggccaacctaccctggcaaaaatgtactgctagtgcctggcacttttagccctggggttgcttagagctactgcttccggccatcaggtggcaacatccatgaaagtcagtatgtactgctttcctctgggtgtctttttcggaaaaggacccagaatatccacagctacttgctgaaatggaacttcaatgatggggagtggctggagaggggctttgacttggtcttggggttttcccactctttggcatacttcacaagaccggacataggtagaaacatccttgcccattccctcccagtggaatgatccccgcaaacggtctttggtcctgttcaccccagcatggccactagggtgatcgtgggctaagctcaagagcttggcccggtatttagttggaactaccaactgtctctgaggacgccagtcttcctggtgtccaccagaagagtttccttgtataacagtcctctttctacaacaaacctggatcgattagaagagctgagaggtggggttgctccatgccaccgtccaagctctctggaggctttcatcggcttcctgtttggtctggaactgttcccttgatgctggagacatcagttcctcattggattgtggtcctatgcttggtccctctggaagtgatgtaggggatggggctgtttctgttgactgaaccgctctccactgggacactatgttggggttcaggctccggctgaacctcttgtgtagggttatgggctgctgtggttcaggttcggtggggccctctggtgccGAGGTTGCAAGTATTGGATTCAGTGCTgtcaatgggtctggtgctggttgttctgctggttccggttctgggactggttccgtctgggtctctgggactggatccaccaCTGCTGTTggagacattggcctggggtcctggTGCAttacctctgaccgggtcctggtagaagtttccggaacagctGCTAGGCGTGACGGTTGGTTtagtctggctgcgggtgaccattcccaccctcttggccgcttctcatgattggccaagtcttcccccaacagcatgggatgggataatcatcatagactgcaaaagtccacgttcctgaccagcccttgtactggacaggcaacttggctgtaggcaaattgaaagagttggacttgagtcgtcacttggatctctgagTTGATTAAATTAGGGTCCACTAAGGAAGGATGGATAGCTGATACCTGTGCTCCGGTTGTCCCTCCACGCTGTGACCTTCTTCcggcccacactcacagtttccctcccctccaaggatatctgggaggtatctgggcctaaggatctctggtgtgattccggtgcaatgaactgtaatctgttggggttcttggggcaattggcctttacatgccccagcttgttacatttaaaacatcgtccagccgacgggtcactggggcgaggcgggttgctggagaacggggtggtgggacgataaggtgtctggagggttctttggggggtaggtggggccttgggcagcccccggtaatagggtgtggtctggggttgtcccttctggtctccgctccaactgcgaccagttttcttcttctctgccacctccacccatctggctccaatctctcctgcctcgattacagttttgggcttcccatctaggatgtatctttctatttcctcaggaacaccctctaagaactgctccatttgcattaggaagggcaaatctctggaaattcaacacttgctcctgatatccaggcatcccaatgtttcacaatgtggtaggcatgtcaggtaaatgacacgtctggtttccaccttagggctctgaacctccgacgagaatgctcgggtgttagccccattctgactctcgccttggttttaaacagttcatacttgttcatgtggtccttaggcatttcagccgccacctcagctaagggtccactgagctgtggcctcagtTCTACcttgtattggtctgtagagatgccgtacccaaggcaggccctttcgaagttttctaagaaggcctcagtatcatcgtgttgccggcacccagtgcccagaggcaaacaacagcaggggttcgttgccctGTGTGCATCACCCAATAtacacaacggggtggagaagcagaaaagtttatttggaattccaaagaaaggtacagggagagaaatctcaaatcctgcacaccagagcaggtcattacacacacttttatattccttaatgctactgcacaacacatcagccaatcaaagctttgcacaaatgctctgccttccttatatgggttacaacaaagttgatttcctgcaacctctaacaagcattcctagcaacttaaacaaccagcacatcctgtctggccttgtagctgtctctcctgttatctttaacttggcggcagcaaaccttacactatgaggcattatctacggctgcaacattgttttaagagcaaaagagcttactcaaaccagccaggcctgagttctattaaggggggttgaaaagaagcccttaggcctatagcagggagacttcctcgacccttatggccttccgtCCCCTCAACTTAACTaatggccatgccctggggtctccaacaatttgcctgccttgtaggtggggaactttctgggatgggaagtggtacctggagaaggattgctaggtttgttggtatattctgctgagcctttaccgtctccatctccagttcatgcttcatTTCTTTGTTTCTTGCCTCCATTACATCCTTCTCcatccgcatgagttctatctgtctttcatattccttttgtttttccttagcctcaaatctggctaattccaccTTTTGTTGAaccgtggagtctgtcatcctaatctctctgtttttaactaactttttacacccgagagttagacagaaaaccaaaccaaaacaaaaatacttggcttgtaaaattttgctgtgctgaataggatacctatattctctgctagtgattgtcagcctacagaaaaatccaaaaaaaccccccacaaaacctaacaccttttgtctccaggcaaattgGCAGAAATCCCCTCAAGTTActcttaggttaaaaaaaaaaaaaaaaaaaaaaaacaactttcaggtctgtgaagactggtgaatttccctgcaggaggttaactactctgccttaGGTAGAGAAAACCTGTCTCTGCTCTGGtcccaaagcaaagcaaaaagctTCCAACGATTTCCAGTTGGagacctgctttccagcagcccaaaggaaaaaatttccttttcaaatctcaggtttcagactaacagccgtgttagtctgtattcgcaaaaagaaaaggagtacttgtggcaccttagagactaatcaatttatttgagcataagtttttgtgagctacagctcacttcatcggatgcatccgatgaagtgagctgtagctcacgaaagcttatgctcaaataaattggttagtctctaaggtgccacaagtactccttttcttttcaaatctgtgctccttgttcaaaaaagaaaaaaaatcaaaatcctaaaaaacccTAAAACTAACACTTTTGTCTTCAGGCAAATAGGTAGAAatcccctctagttgctcttagggaaaaaaaaaaacttcaggtctgtgaagacttgtgaatttccctgcaggaggttaactactctgcctccaggcaaagaaaatctgcaattcacaaaagataattcccttttgtctctgctctggccccaaagcaaagaaaaaacgagctgctttcagttggacctgctttccagcagcccaaaagagaaaaaaaaattcccttttaaaaatctgtgcttctggttcaaaaaatctcaaattgatctcaaaatgatttcaggttaatcccaccattCTGCCACCATgtccaggttccttccccactttgaactctagggtacaaatgtggggaccaacatgaaaacctcctaagcttacttttaccagcttaggttaaaacttccccaaggtacaaactattttaccctttgcccttggttttccactgccaccaccaaacattaatctgggttcctgagaaagcATTGTTCAGAAAagtctttccctccaaaaatcctcccaacccttgcaccctacttcttggggaaggtttggtaaaaatcctcaccaagttgcataggtgaccacagacccaagcccttggatcttagaacaatgaaaaaaagcattcagttcttgaaaagaaacattttaatagaagaaacagtaaaaagaaaaggatcacctctgtaagatcaggatggtaaataccttacagggtaattagattcaaaacatagagaatccctctaggcaaaaccttaagttacaaaaagacacacagacaagaatattcattctattcagcacaacttattttctcagccatttaaacaaacagaatctaacgcatatctagctagattacttactaagttctaagactccattcctgtcctGTCCCAGGCAAAAGCCTCACccaaacagacacagaccctttaatgttctccctcttcccagcttttgaaagtgtcttgtctcgtcattggtcattttggtcaggtgccagtgaggttatcctagcttcttaaccctttacaggtgaaagggttttttcctcttgccaggagggattttaaaggtggttagccttccctttatattatgACAGCTTGCAAAGAAATTTGGTGTGGGCCCCTAGGGAGCGAGGGAAGCTGGGGTGACTGACCCAAACTTAGGATCATTTGAGGAAGGGGTTCCCCATCCCTGAACAAAAGAGCCTGGCTGAAAGTGCCTGGATTGCCCAACTTGGTGCGGAGCTGGGTCTCAAACCCAGACCATGACCATCACCCCAGGGTCTCGGGGCCCCCCAAACCCACAGGGCAGGCCGCACACTAGCCCTTTGTGGGAACAAAACTGAGAATGGTACGAGACAGAGAGTTTGGCTCTCATGACAGGCAACGAACACACCTAACACTCATGCCCCAGACAGATCACAGGGAACGTGCAGAGAGGGCTGAGCTAGCCAGCCCTGCCATGCGCTGGCTGGGcccaggagcaggctgggctgggctgggctaggctgggctggctgggcccagggGGATCCGGGGCAGGCTaggctgggctggctgggcccaggaggatctgggcccaggagGGATCTGTCTCCACTGGCACCAGCTATGGGGGTCCTGCCAGGCCCCTCTGTGCCAGATCCTGTCCCATTCACCCTGCAGTGTCTCACGGTGCTCATGGGCTTGGGGCTTTGACACCCCCCAGTCCCCGGGCCAGCCCAGATCTGGCCCAACAGGGCTGCCCACGACCCAGTCAGCCTGGACCAGCCCCCACTCAatctgcactgcccagccccGCTGGCATGCTGGGTGTCGGTTGGTGGTTTGGCTGTTGCTGGATCCCTCCCTGTGGCCTGGggcaggctgctctccccaggactggggggaggggggcaaaaccCTGCACATACAGAGGAAGTTTCAAAACCTGGGATGGGGCAACGGGCTAATGGGTGGTGACTCCATAGGCCGGTGGGATGTGCCAACGGCTGCTCGTTCCCCGCTGTTAACAGCAGAGCCCTGCTCCCACGTGGAGTGTCGTTGTGGTGTCGGGagcggggcagagcagggaatgatGCCAggttaacaatgtgatgcagtggcAGGAAAGGCTGGTGTCCTCCTGGGGTGGATTACCAGAAGTGTCATATGCAAGACACGGGAaggaattgtcctgctctactcagcattggtgaggtcCCGCTTGGGGTCCTGggcccagttctgggcaccaaactttaggaaagatgtggacaaactggagagagtccagaggagagcaacacaaatgatcaaagggttagaaaacctgacctgtgaggaaaggttaaaaactgggcaggtttagtcctgagaaaagaagactgagggggagctGAGAACAGCTTTCAAATCTGTGCAGGGCTGTTCTGGAGGGGACAGAAATCCAtcattctctgtgtccactgaggacaggacaagaagtaatggcctgagtctgcagccagggagatgtaggttggatattagggaaaagttTCTAATGCTCAGAGTGGTGAGCATTAGTCCTTCTGTGGGGCCCTTCGGCCCTTTCTTCCTCTTTTAATCAACTACAGCCCATTCCGTTCCTCACCtcagagatagaacccaggagtcctgactcccagcccgcATCTCTCCTCACAgagctgggctagaacccaggagtcttgactccgTCTCCATCTCCCGCAATcagaaacagaatccaggagtagagctgggtgagTAATGAATTTTTTGGTTCCGAGCAATTgaaaactacagtagaacctcagcgttacgaatgccagagttacaaactgactggtcaaccacacacctcgttTGGAACAGAAAGTATGCAATCAGCCAGccccacaaacaaaaaacaaaaacaaatccagtgCTGTGCTAAATGTAAATgacttaaaaaaagggaaagttttaaaattagTATTTGACAAGGGtaagaaattatttcttttaaattaagagggttaaaagcaattaagttaattttaaattctttcatttaaattaagagggttaaaagcaacatttttcttctgcatagtaaagtttcaaagctgtattacgTCAACattcagttataaacttttgaaagaaccaccaaacactttgttcagagttacgaacgttGCAGAATTATGAACAACCCCTACTCCCGAagagtttgtaactctgaggccCTACTGTGGTTTTATCTTGGGTTGAACCAAACCCCATATTATTCCAAATTTTTGGCgaaataaaaagtcaaaaaattCCATGTCACCTGGacagaaaacatttctgtttgaCCTGACTGgaaatggtttttttttcagtttggggcatttGGACAAAAGCAGAGGCCTAAAGCCCCAAAATGGCCGGTGGGGACGGGTTTCCCTTGTAACTTTCAGCCCagcagttagagcactcacccagggcTGTGGGAAAAACCcagttcaaatcccccctctgccTGCCAAGGGGAAGGGATTAGACCAGAGATCTGCCCCCTCTCAGCTGGGGACTCTTCACTCGCTCCACTTGGAGCTGCCCTGCTCCACTTTTGGCTGGATCGCTgttggagcagggcctggaaaCTGGGTCACCCACATCTGAGGTGCAGGCGTTAACCAGAGTCATTCTCAAGGGTGGTCCCAGGCACAACGGCT
This portion of the Chelonia mydas isolate rCheMyd1 chromosome 13, rCheMyd1.pri.v2, whole genome shotgun sequence genome encodes:
- the LOC122462666 gene encoding ribonuclease pancreatic beta-type-like; this encodes MEEADPHPMLSPSISSLTPLQLDPVTDMAMAPWGPCPLLFLILVLLATSLAQLRKGASNQQFMNQHINFPKSSTPNDQGYCDCMMQRQGLTRPACKASNIFIHAPFS